Proteins encoded within one genomic window of Bos indicus x Bos taurus breed Angus x Brahman F1 hybrid chromosome 18, Bos_hybrid_MaternalHap_v2.0, whole genome shotgun sequence:
- the LRRC29 gene encoding leucine-rich repeat-containing protein 29 isoform X1 — protein sequence MAESLPLEMVTYILSFLPLSDQKEASLVSRAWYCAAQIALREASVQYNIPVSSASLPAIKSLGLRGITCISLTNLDGSPASLQVLRSVTHHLGPHLQSLCLGGGSPTEASFVALILGCPALRILDLSGCNSLFTSGMLLAQPETAQQVQQALSGLRELSLASLRDLADLSFNRLSSCAPCLERLSLAYCHLTFQLGPAWGTIGPQDSSPSQLSFRNLLRFLKERAGRLHALDLSGTGLPPEALRALGQVAGLQLQELSLHSCRDLSTEAVAALCHQQPGLTSLDLSGCSELADGAVLAVSRGLRHLRRLSLRKLQRLTDAGCSALGGLCELQSLDLAECCLVRGRELAQSLGSVCAAPPPLASLSLAYCSSLKDASVLSLIPGLDPRLRVLDLSSCVALTNQTLQAICTYLTRLSVLRLAWCKELGDWGLLGLGEPIQAPSQEPQPHEELEYRASSPKDPSPQPQGPSLLMLQALQELDLTACSKLTDASLTKVLQFPQLRQLSLSLLPALTDKALVAVAKGCPSLERLALSHCSLLSDQGWAQAASSWPRLQHLNLSSCSQLTEQTLDSVGQACRQLRMVDVAMCPGISIASVRRFQAQLPEVICIQSRFVGGADLTLTL from the exons ATGGCGGAGTCGCTGCCGCTGGAG ATGGTCACATATATTCTGAGCTTCCTGCCTCTGTCAGATCAGAAAGAGGCCTCCCTCGTGAGCCGGGCTTGGTACTGTGCAGCCCAGATTGCCCTTCGGGAG GCCAGCGTGCAGTACAACATCCCCGTGTCGTCTGCCTCCCTTCCGGCCATCAAGAGCCTGGGTCTCAGGGGCATCACCTGCATCAGCCTGACCAACCTGGATGGCTCGCCGGCTTCACTCCAGGTGCTGCGGTCTGTTACCCACCACCTGGGCCCGCACCTGCAGAGCTTGTGCCTTGGTGGGGGCAGCCCCACAGAGGCCTCCTTCGTGGCCCTAATCCTGGGCTGCCCGGCTCTGCGTATCCTAGACCTCAGTGGCTGCAACAGCCTCTTCACGTCAGGCATGCTGCTGGCTCAGCCTGAGACGGCGCAGCAGGTCCAGCAGGCGCTGAGCGGCCTCCGTGAGCTCAGCCTGGCTAGCCTTCGGGACCTGGCCGACCTCAGCTTCAACCGGCTCAGCAGTTGTGCCCCCTGCCTGGAGCGCCTCTCCTTGGCCTACTGCCACCTCACCTTCCAGCTAGGCCCAGCCTGGGGCACCATCGGCCCCCAGGACTCCTCCCCCTCCCAACTCTCCTTCCGCAACCTGCTGCGATTCCTGAAGGAGCGGGCTGGTAGGCTGCACGCCCTGGACCTGAGCGGCACTGGTTTGCCGCCCGAGGCCCTGCGGGCACTGGGCCAGGTGGCCGGGCTGCAGCTGCAGGAACTGAGCCTGCATAGCTGCCGGGACCTCTCCACAGAGGCCGTGGCCGCCCTTTGCCACCAGCAACCAGGCCTTACCTCCCTGGACCTCAGCGGCTGCTCAGAACTGGCTGATGGAGCAGTCCTGGCCGTGAGCCGGGGCCTGCGGCACCTGCGGCGCCTGAGCCTGAGGAAGCTGCAGCGGCTGACAGATGCGGGATGCTCAGCCCTAGGGGGCCTGTGTGAGCTGCAGAGCCTGGACTTGGCCGAATGCTGCCTGGTGAGAGGGCGGGAACTGGCCCAGTCCCTGGGCTCGGTGTGCGCAGCTCCACCCCCACTGGCCTCCCTCAGCCTGGCCTACTGCTCCTCACTCAAG GACGCCTCGGTGCTCTCCCTGATCCCAGGGCTGGACCCACGCCTCAGGGTGCTAGACTTGTCCTCCTGTGTGGCCCTCACCAACCAGACCCTGCAGGCCATCTGTACCTACCTCACCCGCCTCTCAGTCCTGCGCCTGGCCTGGTGCAAGGAGCTGGGTGACTGGGGgctcctggggctgggggagcccATCCAGGCGCCTTCGCAGGAGCCTCAG CCCCACGAAGAGCTGGAGTACCGGGCCTCCAGCCCCAAGGACCCCTCTCCCCAGCCACAGGGCCCCTCCCTGCTCATGCTGCAGGCCCTGCAGGAGCTGGACCTCACAGCCTGCAGCAAGCTGACTGATGCCAGTTTAACCAAG GTGCTCCAGTTCCCCCAGCTGAGGCAGCTATCACTGAGCCTGCTGCCAGCACTCACAGACAAGGCCTTGGTGGCTGTGGCCAAGGGCTGCCCCAGCCTGGAGCGCTTGGCGCTAAGTCACTGCAGCCTCCTCAGCGACCAGGGCTGGGCGCAGGCGGCCAGCTCCTGGCCGAGGCTGCAGCACCTCAACCTGTCCAGTTGCAGTCAGCTCACGGAGCA AACTCTGGATTCCGTCGGGCAGGCGTGCAGGCAGCTGCGGATGGTAGATGTGGCCATGTGTCCCGGCATCAGCATAGCCTCCGTCAGGCGCTTCCAAGCCCAACTGCCTGAGGTGATCTGCATCCAGTCCCGCTTCGTGGGAGGGGCGGACCTGACCCTAACGCTCTGA
- the LRRC29 gene encoding leucine-rich repeat-containing protein 29 isoform X3, protein MAESLPLEMVTYILSFLPLSDQKEASLVSRAWYCAAQIALREASVQYNIPVSSASLPAIKSLGLRGITCISLTNLDGSPASLQVLRSVTHHLGPHLQSLCLGGGSPTEASFVALILGCPALRILDLSGCNSLFTSGMLLAQPETAQQVQQALSGLRELSLASLRDLADLSFNRLSSCAPCLERLSLAYCHLTFQLGPAWGTIGPQDSSPSQLSFRNLLRFLKERAGRLHALDLSGTGLPPEALRALGQVAGLQLQELSLHSCRDLSTEAVAALCHQQPGLTSLDLSGCSELADGAVLAVSRGLRHLRRLSLRKLQRLTDAGCSALGGLCELQSLDLAECCLVRGRELAQSLGSVCAAPPPLASLSLAYCSSLKVLQFPQLRQLSLSLLPALTDKALVAVAKGCPSLERLALSHCSLLSDQGWAQAASSWPRLQHLNLSSCSQLTEQTLDSVGQACRQLRMVDVAMCPGISIASVRRFQAQLPEVICIQSRFVGGADLTLTL, encoded by the exons ATGGCGGAGTCGCTGCCGCTGGAG ATGGTCACATATATTCTGAGCTTCCTGCCTCTGTCAGATCAGAAAGAGGCCTCCCTCGTGAGCCGGGCTTGGTACTGTGCAGCCCAGATTGCCCTTCGGGAG GCCAGCGTGCAGTACAACATCCCCGTGTCGTCTGCCTCCCTTCCGGCCATCAAGAGCCTGGGTCTCAGGGGCATCACCTGCATCAGCCTGACCAACCTGGATGGCTCGCCGGCTTCACTCCAGGTGCTGCGGTCTGTTACCCACCACCTGGGCCCGCACCTGCAGAGCTTGTGCCTTGGTGGGGGCAGCCCCACAGAGGCCTCCTTCGTGGCCCTAATCCTGGGCTGCCCGGCTCTGCGTATCCTAGACCTCAGTGGCTGCAACAGCCTCTTCACGTCAGGCATGCTGCTGGCTCAGCCTGAGACGGCGCAGCAGGTCCAGCAGGCGCTGAGCGGCCTCCGTGAGCTCAGCCTGGCTAGCCTTCGGGACCTGGCCGACCTCAGCTTCAACCGGCTCAGCAGTTGTGCCCCCTGCCTGGAGCGCCTCTCCTTGGCCTACTGCCACCTCACCTTCCAGCTAGGCCCAGCCTGGGGCACCATCGGCCCCCAGGACTCCTCCCCCTCCCAACTCTCCTTCCGCAACCTGCTGCGATTCCTGAAGGAGCGGGCTGGTAGGCTGCACGCCCTGGACCTGAGCGGCACTGGTTTGCCGCCCGAGGCCCTGCGGGCACTGGGCCAGGTGGCCGGGCTGCAGCTGCAGGAACTGAGCCTGCATAGCTGCCGGGACCTCTCCACAGAGGCCGTGGCCGCCCTTTGCCACCAGCAACCAGGCCTTACCTCCCTGGACCTCAGCGGCTGCTCAGAACTGGCTGATGGAGCAGTCCTGGCCGTGAGCCGGGGCCTGCGGCACCTGCGGCGCCTGAGCCTGAGGAAGCTGCAGCGGCTGACAGATGCGGGATGCTCAGCCCTAGGGGGCCTGTGTGAGCTGCAGAGCCTGGACTTGGCCGAATGCTGCCTGGTGAGAGGGCGGGAACTGGCCCAGTCCCTGGGCTCGGTGTGCGCAGCTCCACCCCCACTGGCCTCCCTCAGCCTGGCCTACTGCTCCTCACTCAAG GTGCTCCAGTTCCCCCAGCTGAGGCAGCTATCACTGAGCCTGCTGCCAGCACTCACAGACAAGGCCTTGGTGGCTGTGGCCAAGGGCTGCCCCAGCCTGGAGCGCTTGGCGCTAAGTCACTGCAGCCTCCTCAGCGACCAGGGCTGGGCGCAGGCGGCCAGCTCCTGGCCGAGGCTGCAGCACCTCAACCTGTCCAGTTGCAGTCAGCTCACGGAGCA AACTCTGGATTCCGTCGGGCAGGCGTGCAGGCAGCTGCGGATGGTAGATGTGGCCATGTGTCCCGGCATCAGCATAGCCTCCGTCAGGCGCTTCCAAGCCCAACTGCCTGAGGTGATCTGCATCCAGTCCCGCTTCGTGGGAGGGGCGGACCTGACCCTAACGCTCTGA
- the LRRC29 gene encoding leucine-rich repeat-containing protein 29 isoform X2 produces the protein MAESLPLEMVTYILSFLPLSDQKEASLVSRAWYCAAQIALREASVQYNIPVSSASLPAIKSLGLRGITCISLTNLDGSPASLQVLRSVTHHLGPHLQSLCLGGGSPTEASFVALILGCPALRILDLSGCNSLFTSGMLLAQPETAQQVQQALSGLRELSLASLRDLADLSFNRLSSCAPCLERLSLAYCHLTFQLGPAWGTIGPQDSSPSQLSFRNLLRFLKERAGRLHALDLSGTGLPPEALRALGQVAGLQLQELSLHSCRDLSTEAVAALCHQQPGLTSLDLSGCSELADGAVLAVSRGLRHLRRLSLRKLQRLTDAGCSALGGLCELQSLDLAECCLVRGRELAQSLGSVCAAPPPLASLSLAYCSSLKDASVLSLIPGLDPRLRVLDLSSCVALTNQTLQAICTYLTRLSVLRLAWCKELGDWGLLGLGEPIQAPSQEPQVLQFPQLRQLSLSLLPALTDKALVAVAKGCPSLERLALSHCSLLSDQGWAQAASSWPRLQHLNLSSCSQLTEQTLDSVGQACRQLRMVDVAMCPGISIASVRRFQAQLPEVICIQSRFVGGADLTLTL, from the exons ATGGCGGAGTCGCTGCCGCTGGAG ATGGTCACATATATTCTGAGCTTCCTGCCTCTGTCAGATCAGAAAGAGGCCTCCCTCGTGAGCCGGGCTTGGTACTGTGCAGCCCAGATTGCCCTTCGGGAG GCCAGCGTGCAGTACAACATCCCCGTGTCGTCTGCCTCCCTTCCGGCCATCAAGAGCCTGGGTCTCAGGGGCATCACCTGCATCAGCCTGACCAACCTGGATGGCTCGCCGGCTTCACTCCAGGTGCTGCGGTCTGTTACCCACCACCTGGGCCCGCACCTGCAGAGCTTGTGCCTTGGTGGGGGCAGCCCCACAGAGGCCTCCTTCGTGGCCCTAATCCTGGGCTGCCCGGCTCTGCGTATCCTAGACCTCAGTGGCTGCAACAGCCTCTTCACGTCAGGCATGCTGCTGGCTCAGCCTGAGACGGCGCAGCAGGTCCAGCAGGCGCTGAGCGGCCTCCGTGAGCTCAGCCTGGCTAGCCTTCGGGACCTGGCCGACCTCAGCTTCAACCGGCTCAGCAGTTGTGCCCCCTGCCTGGAGCGCCTCTCCTTGGCCTACTGCCACCTCACCTTCCAGCTAGGCCCAGCCTGGGGCACCATCGGCCCCCAGGACTCCTCCCCCTCCCAACTCTCCTTCCGCAACCTGCTGCGATTCCTGAAGGAGCGGGCTGGTAGGCTGCACGCCCTGGACCTGAGCGGCACTGGTTTGCCGCCCGAGGCCCTGCGGGCACTGGGCCAGGTGGCCGGGCTGCAGCTGCAGGAACTGAGCCTGCATAGCTGCCGGGACCTCTCCACAGAGGCCGTGGCCGCCCTTTGCCACCAGCAACCAGGCCTTACCTCCCTGGACCTCAGCGGCTGCTCAGAACTGGCTGATGGAGCAGTCCTGGCCGTGAGCCGGGGCCTGCGGCACCTGCGGCGCCTGAGCCTGAGGAAGCTGCAGCGGCTGACAGATGCGGGATGCTCAGCCCTAGGGGGCCTGTGTGAGCTGCAGAGCCTGGACTTGGCCGAATGCTGCCTGGTGAGAGGGCGGGAACTGGCCCAGTCCCTGGGCTCGGTGTGCGCAGCTCCACCCCCACTGGCCTCCCTCAGCCTGGCCTACTGCTCCTCACTCAAG GACGCCTCGGTGCTCTCCCTGATCCCAGGGCTGGACCCACGCCTCAGGGTGCTAGACTTGTCCTCCTGTGTGGCCCTCACCAACCAGACCCTGCAGGCCATCTGTACCTACCTCACCCGCCTCTCAGTCCTGCGCCTGGCCTGGTGCAAGGAGCTGGGTGACTGGGGgctcctggggctgggggagcccATCCAGGCGCCTTCGCAGGAGCCTCAG GTGCTCCAGTTCCCCCAGCTGAGGCAGCTATCACTGAGCCTGCTGCCAGCACTCACAGACAAGGCCTTGGTGGCTGTGGCCAAGGGCTGCCCCAGCCTGGAGCGCTTGGCGCTAAGTCACTGCAGCCTCCTCAGCGACCAGGGCTGGGCGCAGGCGGCCAGCTCCTGGCCGAGGCTGCAGCACCTCAACCTGTCCAGTTGCAGTCAGCTCACGGAGCA AACTCTGGATTCCGTCGGGCAGGCGTGCAGGCAGCTGCGGATGGTAGATGTGGCCATGTGTCCCGGCATCAGCATAGCCTCCGTCAGGCGCTTCCAAGCCCAACTGCCTGAGGTGATCTGCATCCAGTCCCGCTTCGTGGGAGGGGCGGACCTGACCCTAACGCTCTGA
- the LRRC29 gene encoding leucine-rich repeat-containing protein 29 isoform X4, whose translation MPCLFPSDGHIYSELPASVRSERGLPREPGLVLCSPDCPSGEAVAALCHQQPGLTSLDLSGCSELADGAVLAVSRGLRHLRRLSLRKLQRLTDAGCSALGGLCELQSLDLAECCLVRGRELAQSLGSVCAAPPPLASLSLAYCSSLKDASVLSLIPGLDPRLRVLDLSSCVALTNQTLQAICTYLTRLSVLRLAWCKELGDWGLLGLGEPIQAPSQEPQPHEELEYRASSPKDPSPQPQGPSLLMLQALQELDLTACSKLTDASLTKVLQFPQLRQLSLSLLPALTDKALVAVAKGCPSLERLALSHCSLLSDQGWAQAASSWPRLQHLNLSSCSQLTEQTLDSVGQACRQLRMVDVAMCPGISIASVRRFQAQLPEVICIQSRFVGGADLTLTL comes from the exons ATGCCCTGTCTTTTTCCCTCAGATGGTCACATATATTCTGAGCTTCCTGCCTCTGTCAGATCAGAAAGAGGCCTCCCTCGTGAGCCGGGCTTGGTACTGTGCAGCCCAGATTGCCCTTCGGGAG AGGCCGTGGCCGCCCTTTGCCACCAGCAACCAGGCCTTACCTCCCTGGACCTCAGCGGCTGCTCAGAACTGGCTGATGGAGCAGTCCTGGCCGTGAGCCGGGGCCTGCGGCACCTGCGGCGCCTGAGCCTGAGGAAGCTGCAGCGGCTGACAGATGCGGGATGCTCAGCCCTAGGGGGCCTGTGTGAGCTGCAGAGCCTGGACTTGGCCGAATGCTGCCTGGTGAGAGGGCGGGAACTGGCCCAGTCCCTGGGCTCGGTGTGCGCAGCTCCACCCCCACTGGCCTCCCTCAGCCTGGCCTACTGCTCCTCACTCAAG GACGCCTCGGTGCTCTCCCTGATCCCAGGGCTGGACCCACGCCTCAGGGTGCTAGACTTGTCCTCCTGTGTGGCCCTCACCAACCAGACCCTGCAGGCCATCTGTACCTACCTCACCCGCCTCTCAGTCCTGCGCCTGGCCTGGTGCAAGGAGCTGGGTGACTGGGGgctcctggggctgggggagcccATCCAGGCGCCTTCGCAGGAGCCTCAG CCCCACGAAGAGCTGGAGTACCGGGCCTCCAGCCCCAAGGACCCCTCTCCCCAGCCACAGGGCCCCTCCCTGCTCATGCTGCAGGCCCTGCAGGAGCTGGACCTCACAGCCTGCAGCAAGCTGACTGATGCCAGTTTAACCAAG GTGCTCCAGTTCCCCCAGCTGAGGCAGCTATCACTGAGCCTGCTGCCAGCACTCACAGACAAGGCCTTGGTGGCTGTGGCCAAGGGCTGCCCCAGCCTGGAGCGCTTGGCGCTAAGTCACTGCAGCCTCCTCAGCGACCAGGGCTGGGCGCAGGCGGCCAGCTCCTGGCCGAGGCTGCAGCACCTCAACCTGTCCAGTTGCAGTCAGCTCACGGAGCA AACTCTGGATTCCGTCGGGCAGGCGTGCAGGCAGCTGCGGATGGTAGATGTGGCCATGTGTCCCGGCATCAGCATAGCCTCCGTCAGGCGCTTCCAAGCCCAACTGCCTGAGGTGATCTGCATCCAGTCCCGCTTCGTGGGAGGGGCGGACCTGACCCTAACGCTCTGA